In Clupea harengus chromosome 25, Ch_v2.0.2, whole genome shotgun sequence, one genomic interval encodes:
- the trpa1a gene encoding transient receptor potential cation channel subfamily A member 1a: MSIYRVHSKHAPKSYEEVMAEEDIAKMRASVFEWAEQGNVVALEKHLAYLTITDHTGACPLHYATSRGHLQTIQLIAQVAGVKELNAADQDGNTPMHWAVQRDQRESCSALLTLGADPNVLNTGIQSPLHLAVSLGHNTLVEELLSHSQTDVDIEGELGNTPVMIACATDNHQALHALFKRGAKFCSKNKLGHFPIHAAAFAGAKESMQVILQRGEEMGHSIEAHINYVDKFCNSPLHLAVRGGSLEVIQLCMAYGAKINRQQCDKSTALHSACTQGATEAVKVMLSACGSISDVLKITDGSSQTPLHKAAIFDHHELAEYLISKGADIDCTDYKGHSPLLLATSCGAWKTVNLLLSKGCNFTLKDPNGCNFLHLTILQPRGLRNLPAEFLQHERVRELLREEDGDGCTPLHYACKLGVPDSVRSMLGLEVSPNQKTKQKKSALHFAAEYGRINTCYRLLETLTDTRLLNEGDEGGMTPLHLASRNGHVRVVELLLCRGALCQSDYKGWSCLHHAAAEGYTQTMDTLLGSHVKLLDKTDDDGNTALHLAAREGHAAAVGLLLRRGAQMLLNKSEASFLHEAIQNNRREATEVVIESDRCAEALTTFNPRSAKRCAVQDMIELLPDTFKHLLDTCIKESEEDPGSRNYWIEYNFQWLQTPLRFVKQARMDKGIGFKPLPALNTMVHNNRVDLLTHPVCSQYLEMKWKAYGVKVHLLNMAVYLLGLIPLTYLILNLRPVLKMDVNNSSITEVTMVTTSLHQQCNIINLCLFLTLAMNLHCMGKEIVQMYQQKQGYLRDVTNVMDWLSAITSVVFVVALLLDLKSDWHWQIGALAVLSGWINLLLYLQRFRRFGIYVVMFREISKTLMSIISIYIYLILAFALSFHALMINQKNFGDLPVLTLVQTFVMMVGEINYQDNFLKPYLQGNLPFPILTFIIFIAFVLLAPILLVNLLIGLAVGDIAKVQKNATLKQIAMQIELHTNLEEKLPYWFMKWVDQATVRVYPNRCFEKTRSFIFSLLGEEPQEGRTRLGQTSRQSTPPEQELAKQKHRIKEISSLVEKQHNLLKLIMQKMEIVSESEYTDGPKGFHSHMHSLCSRSDKWAPVLRAAMAKRV; the protein is encoded by the exons CGCTACATCGAGAGGACATCTTCAGACCATACAACTGATCGCACAAGTAGCAGGAGTAAAAG AGCTGAATGCCGCTGACCAGGATGGCAATACTCCAATGCACTGGGCTGTGCAGAGGGACCAGAGGGAGAGCTGCTCTGCGCTCCTCACCCTTGGGGCTGATCCGAACGTCTTGAACACGGGCATTCAGTCTCCACTCCACTTGGCTGTTAGTCTGGGCCACAACACCTTGGTGGAG GAACTCCTCTCTCACAGCCAGACTGATGTTGACATAGAGGGAGAGCTTGGAAATACCCCTGTAATGATCGCTTGTGCAACAGACAACCACCAAGCTCTTCATGCATTG TTCAAACGTGGGGCAAAGTTCTGTAGCAAAAACAAGTTGGGACACTTTCCAATTCATGCCGCTGCTTTTGCAGGGGCAAAAGAATCCATGCAGGTTATTCTTCAAAGGG gagaggagatgggtcATTCCATTGAGGCACATATTAATTATGTGGACAAATTCTGCAACAGCCCCCTTCATCTGGCGGTTCGGGGAGGAAGCCTTGAAGTCATTCAGCTCTGCATGGCATATGGCGCCAAAATAAACAGACAGCAA TGTGATAAATCAACCGCTCTCCACTCAGCTTGTACCCAAGGGGCCACTGAGGCAGTTAAGGTCATGCTCTCAGCATGTGGGAGCATCAGTGATGTCCTCAAAATCACAGATGGATCTAGCCAAACCCCTCTGCACAA GGCAGCCATTTTTGATCATCATGAACTGGCAGAATATCTCATCTCAAAG GGTGCTGACATTGACTGCACTGACTACAAGGGACATTCTCCATTACTTCTGGCCACAAGCTGCGGTGCCTGGAAAACTGTTAACCTACTGCTCTCAAAAG GGTGCAATTTTACACTCAAAGATCCAAATGGATGCAACTTCCTGCACCTCACCATATTGCAGCCAAGAGGCCTCCGGAACCTTCCAGCTGAATTTTTACAG CATGAGAGAGTGCGAGAGCTCCTTCGTGAAGAGGACGGTGATGGTTGTACTCCGCTCCACTATGCCTGCAAGCTGGGAGTCCCTGACTCAGTGAGGAGCATGCTGGGGCTGGAGGTGTCCCCTAACCAGAAGACCAAACAGAAGAAGTCTGCTCTGCATTTTGCTGCTGA GTATGGGAGGATAAATACCTGCTACAGGCTACTGGAGACGTTGACGGACACCAGGCTGCTGAATGAAGGCGATGAGGGGGGCATGACCCCTCTCCACTTGGCATCTAGGAATGGCCATGTCCGAGTGGTAGAGCTTCTGCTCTGTAGAGGAGCTCTGTGTCAGAG cGATTATAAGGGATGGTCGTGCTTGCACCATGCGGCGGCCGAAGGCTACACTCAGACGATGGACACTCTCCTGGGATCACACGTCAAACTgctggacaaaacagatgacgATGGT AACACAGCCCTGCACCTGGCAGCCCGTGAGGGCCATGCAGCAGCAGTCGGACTGCTCCTGAGAAGGGGAGCGCAGATGCTGCTCAACAAGAGCGAGGCCTCCTTTCTGCACGAAGCcatacagaacaacaggagAGAGGCCACTGAAGTAGTGATTGAGAGCGACAG ATGTGCCGAGGCCCTCACCACATTCAACCCCCGCTCAGCCAAGCGGTGCGCTGTACAGGACATGATTGAATTGCTTCCTGACACCTTCAAG CATCTTCTTGACACATGCATAAAGGAATCAGAAGAGGACCCTGGCAGCAGAAACTACTGG ATCGAGTATAATTTCCAGTGGCTTCAAACTCCCCTTCGATTTGTGAAGCAGGCAAGAATGGACAAAGGCATAGGCTTTAAGCCCCTTCCAGCTCTGAAT ACTATGGTGCATAACAACCGTGTTGATCTACTGACTCATCCTGTCTGCAGTCAGTATTTAGAGATGAAATG GAAAGCCTACGGGGTCAAAGTGCATCTACTGAACATGGCTGTATATCTCCTGGGTCTTATCCCACTGACCTATCTCATTTTGAATCTGAGACCCGTTCTCAAAATGGATGTTAACAACTCTTCTATTACTGAGGTCACCATGGTTACCACGTCATTACACCAG CAATGCAATATCATAAACCTGTGTCTATTCCTGACTCTGGCGATGAATCTGCACTGTATGGGGAAAGAAATTGTGCAGATGTATCAACAG AAACAAGGTTATCTACGAGACGTGACCAACGTAATGGACTGGCTCTCAGCCATCACGTCTGTGGTATTTGTGGTGGCTTTACTGCTGGACTTGAAGAGTGACTGGCACTGGCAGATAGGGGCGCTGGCAGTGCTCTCCGGCTGGATAAACCTCCTGCTCTACCTACAGCG CTTTCGACGGTTTGGGATTTACGTGGTTATGTTCAGAGAGATTTCAAAGACCCTTATGAGCATCATCTCCATCTACATTTATTTGATACTTGCTTTTGCCTTGTCCTTCCACGCCCTGATGATTAACCAG AAAAACTTTGGCGATCTGCCAGTCTTGACACTAGTGCAGACTTTCGTCATGATGGTGGGAGAGATCAACTACCAAGACAACTTCCTGAAACCTTATTTACAGGGAAACCTTCCCTTCCCCATCCTCACGTTTATaatatttattgcatttgtccTACTGGCACCAATTCTGCTTGTGAACCTTTTG ATTGGTCTGGCTGTTGGTGATATAGCCAAAGTCCAGAAAAACGCTACTCTCAAGCAAATTGCAATGCAA ATTGAACTGCACACTAACCTGGAAGAGAAGCTTCCGTACTGGTTCATGAAGTGGGTGGACCAGGCTACGGTCCGAGTGTACCCCAACAGATGTTTTGAGAAG ACAAGGAGCTTCATCTTCTCCCTCCTTGGGGAAGAACCACAGGAAGGGAGGACCCGGCTCGGCCAGACCTCCCGTCAATCAACTCCTCCGGAGCAGGAACTGGCCAAACAGAAGCACAG AATTAAAGAGATATCCAGCCTCGTGGAGAAGCAGCATAACCTCCTGAAGCTGATCATGCAAAAGATGGAGATCGTCTCGGAGTCAGAGTATACGGACGGGCCCAAGGGCTTCCATTCCCACATGCACAGCCTTTGCTCGAGGTCAGATAAGTGGGCCCCTGTCCTCAGAGCAGCGATGGCCAAGAGGGTATAG
- the dnajb6a gene encoding dnaJ homolog subfamily B member 6a isoform X1: MVEYYQILGVQRNSSPEDIKKSYRKLALKWHPDKNPDNKDEAERRFKEISEAYEVLSDTNKRKTYDRYGKEGLTVGGGGGGGGGHYSNGDHFSGGFTFRNPEDVFREFFGGRDPFADFFGGDPFGEEFFADDFFGGGRRHHRGVSRSRTAGPFFGGFGGFPPFGAGFSAFEPSVGFSPFGAIGHMGHMGHMGHMGHMGQMGQMGHMGHMGGGFTSFSSSSFGGGGGGGGGGGGMGSFRSVSSSTKFINGRKITTKRIIENGEERVEVEEDGHLKSLTINDKAPGLALEEGHGRKEEAHPGSSSSSHSSKSSSAERPTPKTEHQHQHQHGPAPARAGRVDMKRKKQAEQEGGKKHKAV; the protein is encoded by the exons ATGGTGGAATACTACCAGATTTTAGGTGTGCAAAGGAATTCATCTCCAGAGGACATTAAAAAATC aTACAGAAAACTTGCTCTCAAATGGCACCCTGATAAAAACCCTGACAACAAAGACGAGGCGGAGCGAAGGTTCAAAGAGATTTCAGAGGCCTATGAAGTCCTTTCAGACA ccaACAAACGAAAAACGTATGACCGTTATGGAAAAGAGGGCTTAACAgtcggcggtggtggtggtggtggag GTGGGCATTACTCCAATGGCGACCACTTCAGTGGGGGCTTTACATTCCGCAATCCAGAAGATGTCTTCAGAGAATTCTTTGGGGGACGTGATCCATTTGCTGATTTCTTCG GTGGAGACCCCTTTGGCGAAGAATTCTTTGCCGACGACTTCTTCGGTGGTGGCCGACGGCACCATCGGGGCGTGAGCCGGAGCCGAACGGCAGGACCCTTCTTCGGGGGATTCGGGGGGTTCCCACCATTTGGCGCAGGGTTTTCAGCATTTGAACCAA GTGTAGGCTTTTCTCCATTTGGGGCCATTGGACACATGGGACATATGGGACACATGGGGCATATGGGACATATGGGACAAATGGGACAAATGGGACACATGGGACACATGGGTGGAGGcttcacctccttctcctcttcctctttcgggggaggagggggtggcggcggcggcggcggaggGATGGGCAGCTTCCGCTCTGTGTCCAGCTCCACCAAATTCATCAACGGCAGGAAAATCACAACAAAAAG aATTATAGAGAATGGAGAGGAGCGAGTGGAAGTGGAAGAGGACGGACACTTAAAATCTTTAACCATTAATG ATAAAGCTCCGGGGTTGGCCCTGGAGGAGGGACATGGGCGCAAGGAGGAAGCACACCCtggctcctcctcatcctcgcaCAGCTCCAAGAGTTCTTCAGCCGAGCGGCCCACTCCCAAGACtgagcaccagcaccagcaccagcacggTCCAGCTCCAGCTCGGG CAGGACGAGTGGATATGAAAAGGAAGAAGCAagcagagcaggagggaggaaagaagcaCAAGGCAGTATGA
- the dnajb6a gene encoding dnaJ homolog subfamily B member 6a isoform X2, with translation MVEYYQILGVQRNSSPEDIKKSYRKLALKWHPDKNPDNKDEAERRFKEISEAYEVLSDTNKRKTYDRYGKEGLTVGGGGGGGGGHYSNGDHFSGGFTFRNPEDVFREFFGGRDPFADFFGGDPFGEEFFADDFFGGGRRHHRGVSRSRTAGPFFGGFGGFPPFGAGFSAFEPSVGFSPFGAIGHMGHMGHMGHMGHMGQMGQMGHMGHMGGGFTSFSSSSFGGGGGGGGGGGGMGSFRSVSSSTKFINGRKITTKRIIENGEERVEVEEDGHLKSLTINDKAPGLALEEGHGRKEEAHPGSSSSSHSSKSSSAERPTPKTEHQHQHQHGPAPARGRVDMKRKKQAEQEGGKKHKAV, from the exons ATGGTGGAATACTACCAGATTTTAGGTGTGCAAAGGAATTCATCTCCAGAGGACATTAAAAAATC aTACAGAAAACTTGCTCTCAAATGGCACCCTGATAAAAACCCTGACAACAAAGACGAGGCGGAGCGAAGGTTCAAAGAGATTTCAGAGGCCTATGAAGTCCTTTCAGACA ccaACAAACGAAAAACGTATGACCGTTATGGAAAAGAGGGCTTAACAgtcggcggtggtggtggtggtggag GTGGGCATTACTCCAATGGCGACCACTTCAGTGGGGGCTTTACATTCCGCAATCCAGAAGATGTCTTCAGAGAATTCTTTGGGGGACGTGATCCATTTGCTGATTTCTTCG GTGGAGACCCCTTTGGCGAAGAATTCTTTGCCGACGACTTCTTCGGTGGTGGCCGACGGCACCATCGGGGCGTGAGCCGGAGCCGAACGGCAGGACCCTTCTTCGGGGGATTCGGGGGGTTCCCACCATTTGGCGCAGGGTTTTCAGCATTTGAACCAA GTGTAGGCTTTTCTCCATTTGGGGCCATTGGACACATGGGACATATGGGACACATGGGGCATATGGGACATATGGGACAAATGGGACAAATGGGACACATGGGACACATGGGTGGAGGcttcacctccttctcctcttcctctttcgggggaggagggggtggcggcggcggcggcggaggGATGGGCAGCTTCCGCTCTGTGTCCAGCTCCACCAAATTCATCAACGGCAGGAAAATCACAACAAAAAG aATTATAGAGAATGGAGAGGAGCGAGTGGAAGTGGAAGAGGACGGACACTTAAAATCTTTAACCATTAATG ATAAAGCTCCGGGGTTGGCCCTGGAGGAGGGACATGGGCGCAAGGAGGAAGCACACCCtggctcctcctcatcctcgcaCAGCTCCAAGAGTTCTTCAGCCGAGCGGCCCACTCCCAAGACtgagcaccagcaccagcaccagcacggTCCAGCTCCAGCTCGGG GACGAGTGGATATGAAAAGGAAGAAGCAagcagagcaggagggaggaaagaagcaCAAGGCAGTATGA